The DNA segment CCGTCCTCATCCGACTCTGCGCCCTGGCCCGCCATTATGAGGTGGGGGGCGAGACGGTGCGTGCCCTGGATGGCGTGGATCTCGAGCTGCCGCAGGGCGACTTCGCCGCCATCATGGGTCCATCCGGCAGCGGCAAGAGCACCTTGATGAACCTGCTGGGCTGCCTCGACCGGCCGACGGCGGGCTCCTACTGGCTGGCCGGCCATCCCATCCACGACGAGCGCGACGACGCCGTGCTCAGCCGCCTGCGCGGGCGCGAGATCGGCTTCATCTTCCAGACCTTCAACCTGCTGCCCCGCCTGGATGCCGTCGAGAACGTGGAGCTTCCCCTCGTCTACCAGGGTGTCGCCGCCCCCGAGCGGCGCCGTCGGGCGGAGGAGGCCCTGCGCCGGGTCGGCCTCTCCGAGCGTGCCCGCCACAGGCCGGGCCAGCTGTCGGGGGGGCAGCGCCAGCGCGTGGCCATTGCCCGCGCCCTGGTGACCGGGCCCAGCCTCCTGCTGGCCGACGAGCCCACCGGCAACCTGGACAGCCGCACGGCCGGGGAGATCCTCGACCTCTTCGACCACCTGCACGGCGAGGGCCAGACCCTGGTCGTGGTGACTCATGAGGCCGAGGTGGCGACCCGCGCCCGCCGCATCATCCATTTGCACGACGGCCGGGTGGAGCGCATCGTGACCCCCTCCCTGGACACCCCCGCCTGCTCCTGACCAAGGTCCCTCCACCTCAAGCCCACTACTACCATCCGTGCGGCAGGTTTGCATACATAAAAGAGAATTCCAGGCCCATCAAGCGCGGGTTGGGTGAATTCACCCTGCGGCTTTGCCGAAAAGAGGGGGGAGCCTGGTCCAGGACAGCGGTGCGCACCGATCGCATGTGCGCCCCTTCAATCGGCCTGTGTGCGCCCTCCCACCCATGGACCTGCGGGAAGGTGCGATCCTGCCGGTGGAACCTGCCAA comes from the bacterium genome and includes:
- a CDS encoding ABC transporter ATP-binding protein translates to MERTVLIRLCALARHYEVGGETVRALDGVDLELPQGDFAAIMGPSGSGKSTLMNLLGCLDRPTAGSYWLAGHPIHDERDDAVLSRLRGREIGFIFQTFNLLPRLDAVENVELPLVYQGVAAPERRRRAEEALRRVGLSERARHRPGQLSGGQRQRVAIARALVTGPSLLLADEPTGNLDSRTAGEILDLFDHLHGEGQTLVVVTHEAEVATRARRIIHLHDGRVERIVTPSLDTPACS